GCGGCACGCGCCGGTGATGCCGGCCGCGGCTTCGCCGTGGTGGCGGCCGAAGTGAAGTCGCTGGCGAGCCAGACCGCGAAGGCGACCGACGACATCTCCGCACAGGTCGCCGACATGCAGCAGGCGACGCGCGACTCCGTCGGCGCGATCAAGAAGATCGGCGAGACGATCTCGCGGATCTCGACCATCTCGGCTTCGATCGCCGGTGCGGTGGCCGAGCAGGACGCCGCGACCCGGGAAATCGCCCGCAGCGTTCAGAGCGTCGCGCTCGGCACGCAGCAGGTCGCCGGCAACATCGACGAGGTCAACCGCGGCGCGTCCGAGACCGGCGCGGCGTCGGCACAGGTGCTGCATTCGGCGCGCGGTCTGTCGTCGGAAAGCGCGCGGTTGCGGGCCGAGCTCGATCGCTTCATGGCCAATATCCGCGCGGCCTGAGCGCAAACAGCCTCGCCCGGAGGCCCTCAGACAAGCGTGCGAGCCGACCGCTGCCGGCTCGCAACGTCACGTAGGCCAGGCCTCGTGACGGTAAAGGGGACCTCGAGTCGGAAGATCGGGAACCGTTGCGGCCCCGTTCCGTTAGCCTGCGACCGGTCCGTCCTGGGTGACGGATCGCCACGTTCGGCGCTTGCGGCGTGGCTCAACGCCGGAGCGAGGTAATGGCCGTTTCCACAAGCGCCGCTTGGACGCAACCACCACCGGCCCCGCGCGTCGGCGGTTGCATCATTGAAACCGACATTCCGGCGCGGCTGGACGGCCTGCTGTGGAGCGGCTTTCATACCCGCGTGGTGGTCGCGCTCGGCGTCACCTGGATTCTGGACGGTCTCGAAGTGACGCTCGCCGGCACGCTCTCGGGCGCGCTGAAGCAGCAGCTTCAGTTCTCCAACCTCGATGTCGGCGTCGCCAACAGCGCCTATCTCGCCGGCGCGGTGCTCGGCGCGCTCGGCTTCGGCTGGCTGACCGACCGGATCGGCCGCAAGAAACTGTTCTTCATCACGCTGGCGCTGTATCTCGCCGCGACCGCGGCGACGGCGCTGTCCTGGAATGTCTGGAGCTACGCGCTGTTTCGATTTCTCACCGGAGCCGGCATCGGCGGCGAATACACCGCCATCAACTCGACGATCCAGGAGCTGATGCCGGCGCGCTATCGCGGCTGGACCGATCTGGTGATCAACGGCAGCTTCTGGCTCGGCGCGGCGCTCGGTGCGGTCTGCGCCATCGTGCTGCTCGACCCGGCGGTGATCGATCCCGAATATGGCTGGCGGCTCGCTTACTTCACCGGCGCCGTGCTCGGCATCGTGGTGTTCGTGATGCGGTTGTGGATTCCGGAAAGCCCGCGCTGGCTCATGATTCACGGCCGCCCGGAACAGGCCGAGGCGATCGTCGCCGAGATCGAGCGGACGGCGCGGATCGCAACCGAGCCGGAGCATCGCATCAAGTCGAAGATCCGCCTGCAGATGCGCAGCCACACGCCGCTGCGCGAGGTCGCGCACACGCTGCTCACCACATACAGGCAACGTTCGTTCGTCGGACTGACGCTGATGGCGGCGCAGGCGTTCTTCTACAATGCGATCTTCTTCACCTACGCGCTGATCCTGACCGACTTCTTCGGCATTCCGTCCAGCCATATCGGCTGGTACATCCTGCCGTTCGCCGCCGGCAATTTTCTCGGGCCGTTGCTGCTCGGTCGATTGTTCGATACGCTCGGCCGCCGCAAGATGATCGCGTTCACCTACGGCATCTCGGGACTGCTGCTCGCCGGCTCCGGCTATCTGTTCTCGATCGGTGCGCTGACCGCGCAGAGCCAGACGATCGCCTGGATGGTGATCTTCTTCTTCGCATCGCCGGCCGCGAGCGCGGCCTATCTCACGGTCAGCGAGACCTTCCCGCTCGAGGTTCGTGCGCTGGCGATCGCGATCTTCTACGCGATCGGCACAGGAATCGGCGGCGTCGCCGGCCCGGCGCTGTTCGGCGCGCTGATCGATACCGGATCGCGCACCACCGTGTTCGCCGGCTATCTGCTCGGCGCGGCTCTGATGATCGTCGCCGCAATGGTCGGTTGGCGTTATGGTGTGGCGGCCGAACGCAGGTCGCTGGAACAAGTGGCGCGGCCGCTGGCCGCCATAGAGGAAAACCGATGACTTCGAATCTCGCCGACGACGCCTCGCGGCCGACTACCAATTCCGTACCGGTGCCGAGCGCGCTGGTGCCGCATCTCGATCAGTGCGCGCTG
The DNA window shown above is from Rhodopseudomonas palustris HaA2 and carries:
- a CDS encoding MFS transporter produces the protein MAVSTSAAWTQPPPAPRVGGCIIETDIPARLDGLLWSGFHTRVVVALGVTWILDGLEVTLAGTLSGALKQQLQFSNLDVGVANSAYLAGAVLGALGFGWLTDRIGRKKLFFITLALYLAATAATALSWNVWSYALFRFLTGAGIGGEYTAINSTIQELMPARYRGWTDLVINGSFWLGAALGAVCAIVLLDPAVIDPEYGWRLAYFTGAVLGIVVFVMRLWIPESPRWLMIHGRPEQAEAIVAEIERTARIATEPEHRIKSKIRLQMRSHTPLREVAHTLLTTYRQRSFVGLTLMAAQAFFYNAIFFTYALILTDFFGIPSSHIGWYILPFAAGNFLGPLLLGRLFDTLGRRKMIAFTYGISGLLLAGSGYLFSIGALTAQSQTIAWMVIFFFASPAASAAYLTVSETFPLEVRALAIAIFYAIGTGIGGVAGPALFGALIDTGSRTTVFAGYLLGAALMIVAAMVGWRYGVAAERRSLEQVARPLAAIEENR